Proteins from one Fragaria vesca subsp. vesca linkage group LG6, FraVesHawaii_1.0, whole genome shotgun sequence genomic window:
- the LOC101294391 gene encoding disease resistance protein RGA2-like produces MVVESVLTFAAEGILSKVSSLAANKIALAWGFKAELEKLRQSLSYIQDLLGSAADQRLDDRGKAVEEWVKKLKQVAEDADDVLDEFEYELLRQQVELRNDMVFPQKMFCRKVLNFLSASNPLWFRFNLAHKIKKINDSLVELKNEAPAIILVAKKGDSRRRPDRVQTDAFFEIENGEKEKVVGREDAVRKIVTTLISSDNQQKNLSVMAIVGMAGLGKTTLAKSVYNEPDIDKHFDKRIWVCVSNTFEVFTILSQMVDTVVPEKAGMKCQNAILEALREKLTGKRYLLVLDDVWNKEKEKWDSLMSCLSKLNSKPGSCIIVTTRSTNVSTIAETLPRPELTKLSEEDCWSIIKQRALKDENDAELERIGREIAEKCGGVPLVAKVLGSLLRSKASEVAARPSTVAEWSSIRDNRLWDLREGEDRIMKVIERGTITKYTMHDLVHDLAEKVSKSERLTQELNDDVRHVARSRPPSTLENMSEVTVGRLRSLFSNDQVPDIVSSKFKAMRVLSFDTADIKELPKSFGKLKHLRYLDLSDTGIKALPKSIGKLYNLQTLRMQNCDMNELPREMQNLINLRNLVLDRCSECEELPILGHLPFLRDVKIKGMHNLKRIGSEIYGYDLVYEATREKETIVLFPALKTLSISYCLELIEWMEAPTTTMTKVEVFPCLEELTILCCPRIGFIPIPCSMASLRELRIEWCDALSSIGQLDHCTSLQELEINSCEALSSIGLEGLSSLRKLRIERCDNLATISFTRVLPSLSKLKVEYCDNLSSLAVPEYCPSLQELKVSQCPKLASITFSTDLNPCLEDLCIENCDGLQSLPDFRSFTSLRALSIEESAGIESPVSEFHIPVSLEQLCISKFRNLESIPRLEECTSLRGFKVSHCDKLKFLLTGLSCLARLEDLCLGPFWEDLDSFPDFQVPSQQLVSLALDGWPKLKSLPQQVQHLTSLTELTISSFKGVETLPEWLGNLASLVDLRILNCENLKYLPSLEAMQRLTKLQHLYVSGCPLLKQRCTKHICEEWPKISHISDIRSK; encoded by the exons ATGGTAGTTGAATCAGTGCTCACTTTCGCTGCTGAGGGGATTCTGAGCAAGGTGTCTTCTCTTGCCGCTAACAAAATTGCTCTTGCATGGGGGTTCAAGGCCGAACTGGAGAAGCTCAGACAGTCCTTATCCTACATTCAAGATTTATTAGGCAGTGCTGCGGATCAGAGACTAGATGATCGGGGCAAGGCAGTAGAGGAATGGGTCAAGAAACTTAAACAGGTAGCTGAAGACGCAGATGATGTTTTGGATGAGTTCGAGTATGAACTTCTCCGACAACAAGTGGAGCTGCGAAACGACATGGTGTTTCCGCAGAAGATGTTTTGCAGAAAGGTACTCAACTTCCTTTCTGCCTCCAATCCTCTTTGGTTTCGTTTCAATCTGGCGCATAAGATTAAGAAGATCAATGATTCTCTGGTGGAGCTTAAGAATGAGGCACCTGCAATCATCTTGGTTGCCAAAAAAGGAGATTCAAGGCGACGACCAGATCGAGTGCAAACTGATGCATTTTTTGAGATTGAGAATGGTGAAAAAGAAAAAGTTGTTGGAAGGGAAGACGCTGTGAGAAAGATAGTTACGACGTTGATCAGCTCCGACAATCAGCAGAAGAATCTTTCAGTTATGGCCATTGTGGGAATGGCTGGCCTGGGGAAGACTACTTTGGCTAAATCAGTGTACAATGAACCTGACATAGATAAACACTTCGATAAAAGAATATGGGTGTGTGTGTCTAACACTTTTGAAGTGTTTACGATTTTAAGTCAGATGGTAGACACTGTAGTACCTGAAAAGGCTGGAATGAAATGCCAAAATGCAATTCTTGAAGCTCTGAGAGAGAAGCTAACAGGGAAGAGATATCTTCTGGTGCTCGATGATGTTTGGAATAAAGAGAAGGAAAAGTGGGATAGCTTGATGAGTTGTTTGTCAAAGCTGAATTCTAAACCCGGAAGCTGCATTATCGTCACCACCCGTAGCACCAATGTGTCAACTATTGCTGAAACACTCCCCAGACCTGAGTTGACAAAGCTATCAGAGGAGGATTGTTGGTCCATTATAAAGCAAAGAGCTTTAAAAGACGAAAATGATGCAGAACTAGAAAGAATTGGGAGGGAGATTGCTGAGAAGTGTGGAGGGGTACCCTTGGTTGCAAAG GTTTTGGGAAGCCTACTGCGCTCAAAAGCTAGTGAAGTTGCTGCAAGACCTAGTACAGTTGCTGAATGGTCGTCAATTCGAGACAATAGATTATGGGACCTACGTGAAGGGGAGGACAGGATCATGAAG GTAATTGAAAGAGGCACTATTACGAAGTACACAATGCACGATCTTGTGCATGATCTTGCAGAAAAAGTGTCCAAAAGTGAGCGCTTGACACAGGAGTTGAATGATGATGTTCGACATGTTGCACGTAGTCGACCTCCTTCAACACTAGAAAACATGTCAGAAGTAACTGTTGGGAGATTGCGCTCACTATTTTCAAATGACCAGGTCCCAGATATCGTTTCCTCCAAGTTCAAAGCAATGCGGGTCTTAAGTTTTGATACAGCAGATATAAAAGAGTTGCCAAAGTCATTTGGCAAGCTGAAGCACTTGAGATATCTAGACCTCTCAGATACAGGAATCAAAGCACTTCCCAAGTCAATTGGCAAGCTCTATAACCTTCAAACATTGCGGATGCAGAATTGTGATATGAACGAGCTTCCAAGGGAGATGCAAAACTTGATCAACTTGAGGAATCTCGTCCTAGATCGCTGTAGCGAATGTGAAGAACTCCCGATACTAGGCCATCTACCGTTCCTTAGAGATGTGAAGATAAAGGGTATGCATAACCTAAAACGCATTGGAAGTGAAATTTATGGTTATGACCTTGTTTACGAGGCTACACGAGAGAAGGAGACGATAGTCTTATTTCCAGCACTAAAAACATTAAGCATTTCCTACTGCCTTGAGCTAATTGAATGGATGGAAGCACCCACAACGACGATGACAAAAGTAGAGGTGTTCCCTTGCTTGGAGGAGTTGACGATACTATGTTGTCCAAGAATTGGGTTCATTCCAATTCCCTGCAGCATGGCATCCCTCCGCGAACTGCGGATTGAATGGTGTGATGCATTATCTAGTATTGGCCAACTCGATCATTGCACCTCTCTACAGGAATTGGAGATTAACAGCTGTGAAGCATTATCTAGTATTGGCCTAGAGGGCCTTTCATCCCTCCGCAAACTGCGGATTGAAAG ATGCGATAATCTAGCGACCATTTCGTTTACACGAGTCCTCCCATCCCTCAGTAAATTGAAAGTTGAGTACTGCGATAATCTGTCTTCCTTGGCTGTCCCAGAATACTGTCCCTCGCTTCAGGAGTTGAAAGTAAGCCAATGCCCCAAGCTAGCATCCATTACATTTTCTACGGATTTGAATCCATGTCTTGAGGATTTGTGTATAGAGAACTGCGACGGTCTGCAATCTCTTCCAGATTTCCGCAGTTTCACATCCCTCCGTGCATTGTCTATTGAAGAAAGTGCGGGGATAGAAAGTCCGGTGAGTGAGTTTCATATCCCGGTGTCTCTGGAGCAGTTGTGTATTTCGAAATTCCGTAATCTGGAGAGTATTCCACGATTGGAGGAATGCACATCCCTTCGTGGATTCAAGGTTAGTCATTGTGACAAATTGAAGTTTCTACTGACAGGGCTGAGCTGCCTCGCTCGTCTGGAGGACTTGTGTTTAGGTCCTTTCTGGGAGGACCTCGACTCTTTCCCTGATTTTCAAGTTCCATCCCAACAACTTGTATCATTAGCGTTGGACGGGTGGCCTAAGCTCAAGTCTCTTCCTCAACAAGTTCAACACTTGACTTCGCTGACAGAGTTGACTATAAGTTCTTTCAAAGGAGTGGAGACTTTACCAGAGTGGCTGGGCAACCTTGCATCTCTCGTGGACCTGAGAATTTTGAATTGTGAGAATCTCAAGTATCTACCTTCTCTCGAAGCAATGCAACGCCTCACCAAATTACAGCATCTATATGTTTCTGGTTGTCCACTTCTAAAACAAAGATGCACCAAGCACATCTGCGAAGAATGGCCCAAGATTTCTCACATTTCAGATATCAGAAGTAAGTAA
- the LOC101293811 gene encoding pentatricopeptide repeat-containing protein At5g15280-like — MRGSITTIALYNVLLPVLSTSSLHKPHIKQVGSLYSLFSSSSSSTTQVDSSPNCFKGIAQSVILRCPQYFDKSKVQNFANASLKDLLLEISGLVPQLTRRLRRVSEPKPEDVLELLLGFELQCGKVGFDARKVESLWGVFKWVSEKVEGFKHKPRSCEVMASMLVRVGLIREVDVLLSTMESQGVLLGSGEIYSDLIEGYVGVGELDRAIAVYDRIRGRVVPSLQCCGVLLDELVGMRKTQLAFRVCSDMVEMGFDLIDVKKATFEGVIKLLCRDGKIQEARDFVKEAMAFEIKPSNLVLNEVAYGYCEKKDFDDLMSFYAEIKCAPEVVAGNRVMHSLCSHFGTRRAEPYLQELELLGFNPDEVTFGIMIGWSCREQKLKSAFLYLSEMLRRHLNPHVCTYNALISGVFMEGMWKHAGEVFAEMVDRGTTPDLSTFRILLAGYCKARQFDEAKRIVFDMASHGLIQLSSDEDPLTKAFMVLGFKPLAVTLKRDNDVGFAKTEFYDNLGNGLYLDTDLDEYEKRMTRILEDCMVPDYYSLMKKECTRGNLKGALVLADEMIRWGQDLSLSMISDLLKGLSASHLHTKEITSIVDKKLHLVNQLDQETLNFLAQAYGKKGLTYNTRIVVNGMIERHLKINNETYTALVKGFCKKGNLRELNACWNLAQIDGWLPRPEDCKALIECLFLHKMLREAVQLLESILISYPDLRSDMCHMILDKLFVTGCTGIASTLLEDLEQRGNILDQMAYNSLIRGLCKEKNFRVAFTVLDSMLAKNFAPCLDVTVQLIPRLCKADRFGKVVHLKEIGLREKSSFSLSLDHALIEGCCISGKVTEAITLLQSMLLKGIHPDAKIYNFLVQGHCKVNDLKKVWELLCVMTRKSSNISLSTYRNMVGLMSLEGRVFHAWNLTELMIGQNDPHELSIYNILIFYIFPTGNTLLVKKVVERLQDKKLLLDEVTYNFLVHGFCRCKDVLSAEDHLYTMISKDFRPSNRNLRKVIIGLCDMGEIEKASELSRQMELRGWIHDSIIQNAIVEGLLSHGRVQEAENFLDRMVEKCLIPENVNYDNIIKLFCSYGGPVRAVSLLDIMLKKGNVPDSTSYDSLISSFCALYNLEQAMDFHAEMLDRNLKPSIGTWDILVHNLCQYGKTAVAERLLKSMVCAGETVTMKIYLSVINRYRSENNLGKVSELMQAMQQSGYEPDFESHWSLIRNLRLSSDKDNANSSKGFLSKLLSASGFSRQKYSKAKQG; from the coding sequence ATGAGAGGAAGCATTACTACCATTGCTCTATACAATGTGCTGCTTCCAGTTTTGTCTACCTCTTCACTCCACAAGCCTCACATCAAACAGGTTGGTTCTCTCTACTCTCTGTTCTCATCATCATCATCTTCAACAACCCAAGTAGATTCATCTCCTAATTGTTTCAAAGGTATAGCCCAATCTGTCATTTTGAGATGTCCCCAATATTTTGACAAGAGTAAAGTCCAAAACTTTGCCAATGCTTCTCTAAAAGACCTTCTTTTGGAGATTTCAGGTTTAGTGCCTCAACTGACTCGTAGGCTTAGGCGGGTTTCGGAGCCGAAACCCGAAGATGTGCTTGAATTATTGCTGGGTTTTGAATTGCAGTGTGGGAAAGTTGGATTTGATGCTAGAAAGGTTGAGTCTTTGTGGGGAGTTTTCAAGTGGGTTAGTGAGAAAGTTGAGGGTTTTAAGCATAAACCTCGGTCATGTGAGGTCATGGCCTCAATGCTTGTCAGAGTGGGATTGATTAGAGAAGTTGATGTCTTGCTTTCCACAATGGAGAGTCAAGGAGTTTTGTTGGGTAGTGGAGAAATTTACAGTGATTTGATTGAAGGGTATGTTGGTGTTGGTGAGTTAGATAGGGCTATTGCGGTGTATGATCGAATTAGGGGGCGTGTAGTGCCATCATTGCAGTGTTGTGGTGTGCTACTTGACGAATTGGTGGGAATGAGGAAGACCCAATTGGCGTTTCGAGTTTGTAGTGATATGGTGGAGATGGGTTTTGATTTGATAGATGTGAAGAAGGCCACATTTGAGGGTGTCATTAAGCTGCTTTGCAGGGATGGGAAGATTCAGGAGGCAAGAGATTTTGTCAAGGAGGCTATGGCTTTCGAAATCAAGCCTAGCAACTTGGTTTTAAATGAAGTTGCATATGGTTATTGTGAGAAGAAGGACTTTGATGATTTGATGAGCTTTTATGCTGAGATAAAGTGTGCCCCAGAAGTTGTGGCTGGGAATAGGGTTATGCATTCTCTTTGTAGCCATTTTGGAACAAGAAGAGCAGAACCATATTTGCAAGAGTTGGAACTTTTAGGCTTCAATCCTGATGAGGTAACCTTTGGGATCATGATTGGATGGAGCTGTCGTGAACAGAAACTAAAAAGTGCTTTTCTTTACCTATCAGAGATGTTGAGAAGACACTTAAACCCCCATGTATGCACCTATAATGCTCTTATCAGTGGGGTCTTTATGGAGGGTATGTGGAAGCATGCTGGGGAAGTCTTTGCTGAGATGGTAGATAGGGGGACTACACCTGATTTGTCGACTTTCAGGATTCTTTTAGCAGGCTATTGTAAAGCTAGACAATTTGATGAAGCCAAAAGGATAGTTTTTGATATGGCAAGCCATGGACTGATTCAACTCTCTTCAGATGAGGATCCACTAACCAAAGCATTTATGGTTCTGGGTTTCAAGCCATTAGCTGTGACACTGAAGAGAGATAATGATGTGGGATTTGCTAAAACGGAGTTTTATGATAATCTTGGGAATGGACTTTATTTGGATACAGACCTGGATGAGTACGAGAAAAGAATGACCAGGATCCTAGAAGATTGCATGGTACCCGATTATTACTCTCTTATGAAGAAAGAATGCACTCGGGGAAATTTGAAGGGTGCATTGGTTTTGGCAGATGAAATGATCCGGTGGGGACAAGATTTGTCATTGTCTATGATCTCCGACTTACTGAAAGGGCTTTCTGCATCCCATTTACATACCAAGGAAATCACCAGCATTGTAGATAAAAAGCTTCACTTGGTAAATCAGCTAGACCAAGAAACTCTGAACTTTCTTGCCCAAGCATACGGCAAGAAAGGATTGACATATAATACAAGGATAGTAGTGAATGGAATGATAGAAAGGCATCTGAAAATCAACAACGAGACTTACACTGCTTTAGTAAAAGGTTTTTGTAAAAAAGGAAACTTGAGGGAGCTGAATGCTTGCTGGAATCTTGCTCAAATTGACGGATGGTTACCAAGGCCGGAAGATTGTAAGGCCTTGATTGAATGTCTTTTCCTTCATAAAATGCTAAGAGAAGCAGTGCAGCTTCTTGAAAGCATTCTGATATCCTACCCAGACTTAAGGTCAGATATGTGTCATATGATCCTAGACAAGCTGTTTGTTACAGGTTGTACGGGAATTGCAAGCACATTGTTAGAAGATCTTGAACAGCGTGGCAACATCTTGGATCAGATGGCTTATAACAGTCTTATTAGAGGATTGTGCAAGGAGAAGAATTTTCGTGTAGCCTTTACAGTGCTGGACAGTATGCTGGCTAAAAATTTTGCTCCATGTTTGGATGTTACTGTGCAGTTAATTCCTCGGTTGTGCAAGGCTGATAGATTTGGAAAAGTGGTGCACTTGAAAGAGATTGGTCTAAGAGAGAAATCATCGTTTTCACTTTCTCTAGATCATGCATTAATAGAAGGCTGTTGTATTTCAGGGAAAGTTACAGAAGCAATCACTCTACTACAGAGTATGCTGTTAAAGGGGATACATCCTGATGCTAAAATTTATAATTTTCTGGTTCAGGGTCATTGCAAGGTTAACGACTTAAAGAAAGTTTGGGAGTTACTTTGTGTTATGACAAGAAAAAGTTCCAACATTTCACTCTCAACTTACCGCAATATGGTGGGTTTGATGTCTCTGGAAGGTAGAGTTTTTCATGCATGGAACTTGACTGAACTTATGATTGGACAAAATGATCCTCATGAGCTCAGCATCTACAATATTCTGATATTCTATATTTTCCCAACAGGGAATACTTTGCTTGTGAAGAAAGTTGTAGAGCGGTTGCAAGATAAGAAATTGCTACTTGATGAAGTAACTTACAACTTTCTTGTACATGGGTTTTGTCGATGTAAAGATGTGTTGAGTGCCGAGGACCATCTGTACACTATGATCTCTAAGGATTTCAGACCAAGCAACCGCAACTTGAGAAAAGTTATAATCGGCCTATGTGATATGGGGGAGATTGAGAAAGCCTCAGAATTGAGTCGACAGATGGAATTGAGAGGCTGGATTCATGATTCAATTATTCAAAACGCAATAGTTGAAGGCCTTCTTTCTCACGGTAGGGTTCAAGAAGCTGAAAATTTTCTGGACAGGATGGTAGAAAAATGTTTAATTCCAGAAAATGTCAACTATGATAATATAATCAAACTATTTTGCTCGTATGGAGGACCGGTTAGGGCAGTTAGCCTTCTGGATATAATGCTGAAGAAAGGGAATGTTCCAGATTCTACCAGTTATGATTCCCTCATTAGTTCTTTCTGTGCACTTTATAATCTGGAGCAAGCTATGGATTTTCATGCCGAGATGCTGGATAGAAATCTTAAGCCAAGCATAGGCACTTGGGACATTCTGGTCCATAACCTTTGCCAATATGGAAAAACAGCAGTGGCAGAAAGGCTTTTGAAGTCAATGGTTTGTG